A single region of the Terriglobia bacterium genome encodes:
- a CDS encoding nucleotidyltransferase family protein, with protein sequence MPPANAAENARRAVDLLGLMCGEYVSGRNRGAAGELAAYPDLAFLASVADRHGVLPLLARAQQDARIGSPAVDAIRQRARQVALDNLRLSAELLDIMRVLEAGGIDALAYKGPAMAQLLYGNVTLRQSCDLDILVAPADVSRALEALHNAGYSDRLPLRPSLFAAFLRTQSEWQLVGRESGTVVELHWAPFRKYFSLDFPVVDLKRASVSVTVAGRQVAVPAPDDLFLLLCAHGTKHFWYRLLWLVDVALLLRERAAAAQHLLDVSQREGVRRIVLVSVALAARILQLELPPAIADAVRRDPAVPPLLEAMAQSLYTGDAPADKLAENLLLLRCRERWSDVLLIALRLAFNPGPPDWLSVSLPGSLAWLYPLVRVARAMRYLPRLARRLLPIPKQSRN encoded by the coding sequence TTGCCGCCCGCGAATGCGGCGGAGAATGCCCGCCGCGCGGTGGATTTGCTTGGCCTGATGTGCGGCGAATATGTTTCCGGCCGCAACCGCGGAGCTGCCGGAGAACTGGCGGCCTATCCCGACCTGGCCTTCCTCGCTTCCGTCGCCGACCGGCACGGAGTCCTTCCGCTGCTGGCGCGTGCCCAGCAAGACGCCCGCATAGGCTCTCCCGCCGTCGATGCCATTCGGCAGCGCGCGCGCCAGGTCGCCCTGGACAATCTGCGCCTCTCGGCGGAGCTTCTCGACATCATGCGCGTCCTCGAGGCTGGCGGGATTGACGCCCTCGCCTACAAAGGTCCCGCCATGGCGCAGCTACTGTACGGCAATGTGACGCTTCGCCAGTCGTGCGACCTCGACATCCTGGTCGCGCCGGCCGATGTGTCGCGCGCGCTGGAAGCCTTGCACAACGCCGGCTACAGCGACCGGCTCCCGCTTCGTCCGTCACTCTTCGCGGCTTTTCTACGTACACAATCTGAATGGCAGCTCGTGGGAAGGGAATCGGGCACTGTGGTCGAGCTCCACTGGGCGCCCTTCCGCAAGTACTTTTCTCTCGATTTTCCCGTCGTGGACTTGAAACGCGCGAGCGTGAGCGTAACCGTCGCCGGGCGGCAGGTCGCCGTGCCCGCCCCTGACGATCTGTTCCTGCTGTTGTGTGCTCACGGCACGAAGCATTTCTGGTACCGCCTCCTTTGGCTGGTGGATGTCGCGCTATTGCTGCGCGAGCGCGCCGCCGCCGCGCAGCACTTACTCGACGTTTCTCAACGGGAAGGCGTGCGCCGCATCGTGCTGGTTTCCGTCGCGCTCGCCGCCCGCATATTGCAGCTGGAGTTGCCACCCGCCATAGCAGACGCCGTACGGCGGGACCCTGCCGTGCCGCCTCTGCTTGAGGCCATGGCACAGTCGCTGTATACCGGCGACGCGCCGGCTGACAAGCTGGCTGAGAACCTGTTGCTGCTCCGCTGTCGCGAGCGCTGGTCCGACGTCCTCCTGATCGCGCTCCGGCTGGCCTTCAATCCCGGCCCGCCGGACTGGCTCAGCGTCTCGCTGCCAGGGTCGCTTGCGTGGCTGTATCCGCTGGTGCGAGTCGCGCGCGCCATGCGCTACCTGCCGCGTTTGGCGCGCCGGTTGCTCCCCATTCCCAAACAAAGCCGAAACTAG